A part of Triplophysa dalaica isolate WHDGS20190420 chromosome 17, ASM1584641v1, whole genome shotgun sequence genomic DNA contains:
- the foxn2b gene encoding forkhead box protein N2b isoform X2, whose product MHEYPPGLMGPIIGMSPDKKAESPGAQGVCGGGTLPEADSASSPMATSLDQIGRAGALSVAGGESEDDELTNLNWLHENLLQNFTLGGPEAQANNSPLFDIEGGGGSPNSTNTSSASSVSAGSGGDPYKSKPPFSFSLLIYMAIEQSPSKSLPVKDIYGWILKHFPYFSSAPTGWKNSVRHNLSLNKCFCKVERSIGKTNGKGSLWCVHPEFRPMLMQALRKQHFPNAHVFCTPPASPPSASSPPHHLFTSEQACALKDDQDGPIDLSRRDVVVVSRDPKQDHNYSSTPTPPCPLQKPSHPLDFSLGLHHEQDKAVRGRRSRSPQQGPLSGKRSRRDSRPEVDEELKEAAGSLLHLAGIRTSLVASRRKSRKLSRK is encoded by the exons ATCCTCCTGGTTTGATGGGTCCGATAATTGGGATGTCTCCAGATAAGAAAGCTGAATCCCCTGGAGCTCAGGGCGTATGTGGAGGAGGGACTCTCCCTGAGGCAGACAGCGCTTCTAGTCCCATGGCCACGAGTCTGGACCAGATCGGTCGAGCTGGAGCTCTGAGTGTCGCTGGAGGTGAATCTGAAGACGACGAGTTAACCAACCTGAACTGGCTTCATGAGAACTTGCTGCAGAACTTCACTCTCGGTGGACCCGAGGCGCAAGCAAACAACAGCCCGCTGTTTGACATAGAGGGAGGCGGAGGATCGCCAAATAGTACCAACACCTCCTCGGCCTCTTCAGTTTCGGCAGGGAGCGGAGGAGATCCTTACAAGTCAAAGCCTCCCTTCTCTTTCTCCTTACTGATTTACATGGCTATCGAACAGTCTCCCAGCAAATCTCTCCCTGTGAAGGACATCTATGGCTGGATCCTCAAGCACTTCCCATATTTCTCTAGCGCCCCTACTGGCTGGAAGAACTCGGTGCGCCATAACCTTTCCCTCAACAAGTGCTTCTGCAAAGTGGAGCGAAGCATAGGGAAG ACCAATGGGAAAGGCTCTCTTTGGTGCGTTCACCCTGAGTTCCGGCCCATGCTGATGCAAGCTCTGAGGAAGCAGCACTTCCCGAACGCACACGTCTTCTGCACCCCTCCCGCCTCTCCCCCTAG TGCCTCTTCTCCTCCTCATCACCTTTTCACGTCAGAGCAGGCCTGCGCCCTAAAAG ATGACCAAGATGGACCCATAGATCTTTCACGAAGGGACGTGGTGGTTGTGAGCCGGGATCCAAAGCAGGATCACAATTACAGCAGCACCCCCACACCTCCCTGTCCTCTTCAAAAACCTTCACATCCGCTTGACTTCAGCCTGGGTTTGCACCACGAGCAGGATAAAGCAGTTCGGGGCCGACGGTCACGAAGCCCGCAGCAGGGCCCGTtatcagggaagaggagcaggAGAGATTCTCGGCCTGAGGTGGACGAGGAGCTGAAGGAGGCTGCCGGTTCGCTCTTGCACCTGGCCGGCATTCGCACCAGTTTAGTCGCCTCGAGACGCAAGAGCAGGAAGCTCAGTAGAAAATGA
- the foxn2b gene encoding forkhead box protein N2b isoform X1 yields MHEYPPGLMGPIIGMSPDKKAESPGAQGVCGGGTLPEADSASSPMATSLDQIGRAGALSVAGGESEDDELTNLNWLHENLLQNFTLGGPEAQANNSPLFDIEGGGGSPNSTNTSSASSVSAGSGGDPYKSKPPFSFSLLIYMAIEQSPSKSLPVKDIYGWILKHFPYFSSAPTGWKNSVRHNLSLNKCFCKVERSIGKTNGKGSLWCVHPEFRPMLMQALRKQHFPNAHVFCTPPASPPSASSPPHHLFTSEQACALKECDFDAATAMMLLKSASEQNIDSYDQDGPIDLSRRDVVVVSRDPKQDHNYSSTPTPPCPLQKPSHPLDFSLGLHHEQDKAVRGRRSRSPQQGPLSGKRSRRDSRPEVDEELKEAAGSLLHLAGIRTSLVASRRKSRKLSRK; encoded by the exons ATCCTCCTGGTTTGATGGGTCCGATAATTGGGATGTCTCCAGATAAGAAAGCTGAATCCCCTGGAGCTCAGGGCGTATGTGGAGGAGGGACTCTCCCTGAGGCAGACAGCGCTTCTAGTCCCATGGCCACGAGTCTGGACCAGATCGGTCGAGCTGGAGCTCTGAGTGTCGCTGGAGGTGAATCTGAAGACGACGAGTTAACCAACCTGAACTGGCTTCATGAGAACTTGCTGCAGAACTTCACTCTCGGTGGACCCGAGGCGCAAGCAAACAACAGCCCGCTGTTTGACATAGAGGGAGGCGGAGGATCGCCAAATAGTACCAACACCTCCTCGGCCTCTTCAGTTTCGGCAGGGAGCGGAGGAGATCCTTACAAGTCAAAGCCTCCCTTCTCTTTCTCCTTACTGATTTACATGGCTATCGAACAGTCTCCCAGCAAATCTCTCCCTGTGAAGGACATCTATGGCTGGATCCTCAAGCACTTCCCATATTTCTCTAGCGCCCCTACTGGCTGGAAGAACTCGGTGCGCCATAACCTTTCCCTCAACAAGTGCTTCTGCAAAGTGGAGCGAAGCATAGGGAAG ACCAATGGGAAAGGCTCTCTTTGGTGCGTTCACCCTGAGTTCCGGCCCATGCTGATGCAAGCTCTGAGGAAGCAGCACTTCCCGAACGCACACGTCTTCTGCACCCCTCCCGCCTCTCCCCCTAG TGCCTCTTCTCCTCCTCATCACCTTTTCACGTCAGAGCAGGCCTGCGCCCTAAAAG AATGTGATTTTGACGCTGCCACCGCCATGATGCTGTTAAAGTCTGCCTCTGAGCAGAACATTGACTCAT ATGACCAAGATGGACCCATAGATCTTTCACGAAGGGACGTGGTGGTTGTGAGCCGGGATCCAAAGCAGGATCACAATTACAGCAGCACCCCCACACCTCCCTGTCCTCTTCAAAAACCTTCACATCCGCTTGACTTCAGCCTGGGTTTGCACCACGAGCAGGATAAAGCAGTTCGGGGCCGACGGTCACGAAGCCCGCAGCAGGGCCCGTtatcagggaagaggagcaggAGAGATTCTCGGCCTGAGGTGGACGAGGAGCTGAAGGAGGCTGCCGGTTCGCTCTTGCACCTGGCCGGCATTCGCACCAGTTTAGTCGCCTCGAGACGCAAGAGCAGGAAGCTCAGTAGAAAATGA
- the fshr gene encoding follicle-stimulating hormone receptor isoform X2: MIKRMVLLLIMLCLSFVWSTAHTEGVDAGYHHCSFNGTTRYYLCLGNKVHEVPRSIPKNTTFVEIKLTQISVFRRAVFTELHELKRIVVSENGVVERIEAFAFSNLTELQEITITKSKNLVIHKDAFWRLPKLRYLTISNTGLKILPDFSKINSAAPEFLFDLQDNMHIERIPSNAFLGLTNATITELRLTKNGIREIDGYAFNGTKIEKLDISRTSIHTLPESMLRSLKLLTAISVYSLRRLPSLELFSELTQANLTYPSHCCAFKNFKKHKSVKNQMCDDPGALRLEPYFYEDYCKDVIEVTCYPKPDAFNPCEDIMGFTFLRVLIWFISVLAIVGNCVVLLVLLTSRYKLTVPRFLMCHLAFADLCMGVYLLLIAAVDIHTQSRYYNYGIDWQTGAGCHVAGFFTVFSSQLSVYTLTAITLERWHTITYAMQLERQLHLGHACAIMAAGWLFALLTALMPMLGVSSYRKTSICLPMDVETGLSQGFVILLLLLNVAAFLVVCICYLRIYFTVRNPAFVPANADMRIAKRMAVLIFTDFLCMAPISFFAISAALKLPLITVSHAKVLLVLFYPINSCSNPFLYAFFTKTFKKDFFILTSRFGCFKTRAHIYRTEISSGQNGAAAPSPKTSDGALYSLVHIAQVH, from the exons ATGATAAAGAGGATGGTGTTGCTGCTGATTATGCTTTGTTTAAGCTTCGTCTGGTCCACCGCACACACAGAGGGCGTAGATGCTGGATACCATCACTGCTCCTTCAATGGCACGACTCGCTATTACTTATGTCTTGGTAACAAGGTCCATGAGGTGCCAAGAAGCATTCCGAAAAATACCACATTTGT GGAGATCAAGCTGACTCAGATCAGTGTGTTTCGACGGGCAGTCTTCACTGAACTACATGAGCTGAAGAGAAT AGTGGTGTCAGAGAACGGCGTTGTTGAACGAATTGAAGCCTTTGCCTTTTCTAATCTcacagagctacaggaaat AACTATTACAAAATCGAAAAATCTTGTCATTCACAAAGACGCCTTCTGGAGACTCCCAAAGCTACGGTATCT GACTATATCAAACACTGGTCTTAAAATCCTTCCTGATTTCTCCAAAATCAACTCCGCCGCTCCTGAATTTCTGTT TGATCTACAAGATAACATGCACATAGAGAGGATCCCCAGTAACGCCTTCCTAGGACTGACCAATGCAACCATTACCGAACT GAGATTAACAAAGAACGGGATACGCGAGATAGACGGTTATGCATTCAATGGTACCAAAATTGAAAAACT AGATATCTCACGTACATCCATCCACACTCTCCCAGAGAGCATGCTGAGGTCCCTCAAGCTCCTGACCGCCATCTCTGTCTACTCTCTGAGGAGGCTTCCCAGCCTGGAGCTGTTCTCTGAGCTGACGCAGGCCAACCTGACCTACCCCAGCCACTGCTGTGCCTTCAAAAACTTTAAGAAGCACAA GTCTGTAAAAAATCAAATGTGTGATGACCCCGGTGCTCTCCGACTGGAACCTTATTTTTATGAAGACTACTGTAAAGACGTAATAGAGGTCACCTGTTACCCTAAACCAGATGCCTTCAACCCTTGCGAGGACATCATGGGCTTCACCTTCCTACGTGTTCTTATCTGGTTCATCAGCGTGCTGGCCATCGTGGGCAACTGTGTCGTTCTCCTGGTTCTCCTCACAAGCCGCTACAAACTGACCGTTCCCAGATTTCTAATGTGCCACTTGGCTTTCGCAGACCTCTGCATGGGGGTCTACCTGTTGCTGATCGCTGCCGTGGACATTCACACGCAGTCCCGTTACTATAACTATGGTATCGACTGGCAGACGGGAGCAGGGTGCCACGTGGCGGGATTCTTCACGGTGTTCTCCAGTCAGCTGTCTGTTTACACGCTGACAGCCATCACACTGGAGCGCTGGCACACCATCACTTACGCCATGCAGCTGGAACGCCAACTGCACCTTGGCCACGCCTGCGCAATAATGGCAGCGGGCTGGCTTTTTGCATTGCTGACCGCTCTGATGCCCATGTTGGGAGTGAGCAGCTACAGGAAGACCAGCATCTGCCTGCCCATGGACGTGGAGACGGGTCTCTCCCAAGGTTTCGTGATTCTGTTGTTGCTGCTCAACGTTGCTGCTTTTCTTGTCGTGTGCATCTGTTACCTTCGCATTTACTTTACCGTCCGCAACCCAGCCTTCGTCCCGGCCAACGCAGACATGCGCATTGCCAAGCGCATGGCCGTGCTCATTTTCACAGACTTTTTGTGCATGGCGCCCATCTCATTTTTCGCCATTTCTGCTGCCTTAAAACTACCACTCATCACCGTCTCTCATGCCAAAGTCTTACTGGTGCTGTTTTACCCCATAAACTCCTGCTCCAATCCGTTTCTCTATGCGTTCTTCACCAAAACATTCAAGAAGGATTTCTTCATTCTCACCAGCAGGTTTGGCTGCTTTAAGACTCGTGCCCACATTTACCGCACTGAGATCTCGTCGGGTCAAAACGGAGCAGCGGCGCCTTCGCCAAAGACCAGTGACGGAGCGCTTTATTCCCTGGTGCACATCGCTCAAGTGCACTAA
- the fshr gene encoding follicle-stimulating hormone receptor isoform X1, protein MIKRMVLLLIMLCLSFVWSTAHTEGVDAGYHHCSFNGTTRYYLCLGNKVHEVPRSIPKNTTFVEIKLTQISVFRRAVFTELHELKRIVVSENGVVERIEAFAFSNLTELQEITITKSKNLVIHKDAFWRLPKLRYLTISNTGLKILPDFSKINSAAPEFLFDLQDNMHIERIPSNAFLGLTNATITELRLTKNGIREIDGYAFNGTKIEKLFLMGNQQLSRIHSYAFIGAEGPIVLDISRTSIHTLPESMLRSLKLLTAISVYSLRRLPSLELFSELTQANLTYPSHCCAFKNFKKHKSVKNQMCDDPGALRLEPYFYEDYCKDVIEVTCYPKPDAFNPCEDIMGFTFLRVLIWFISVLAIVGNCVVLLVLLTSRYKLTVPRFLMCHLAFADLCMGVYLLLIAAVDIHTQSRYYNYGIDWQTGAGCHVAGFFTVFSSQLSVYTLTAITLERWHTITYAMQLERQLHLGHACAIMAAGWLFALLTALMPMLGVSSYRKTSICLPMDVETGLSQGFVILLLLLNVAAFLVVCICYLRIYFTVRNPAFVPANADMRIAKRMAVLIFTDFLCMAPISFFAISAALKLPLITVSHAKVLLVLFYPINSCSNPFLYAFFTKTFKKDFFILTSRFGCFKTRAHIYRTEISSGQNGAAAPSPKTSDGALYSLVHIAQVH, encoded by the exons ATGATAAAGAGGATGGTGTTGCTGCTGATTATGCTTTGTTTAAGCTTCGTCTGGTCCACCGCACACACAGAGGGCGTAGATGCTGGATACCATCACTGCTCCTTCAATGGCACGACTCGCTATTACTTATGTCTTGGTAACAAGGTCCATGAGGTGCCAAGAAGCATTCCGAAAAATACCACATTTGT GGAGATCAAGCTGACTCAGATCAGTGTGTTTCGACGGGCAGTCTTCACTGAACTACATGAGCTGAAGAGAAT AGTGGTGTCAGAGAACGGCGTTGTTGAACGAATTGAAGCCTTTGCCTTTTCTAATCTcacagagctacaggaaat AACTATTACAAAATCGAAAAATCTTGTCATTCACAAAGACGCCTTCTGGAGACTCCCAAAGCTACGGTATCT GACTATATCAAACACTGGTCTTAAAATCCTTCCTGATTTCTCCAAAATCAACTCCGCCGCTCCTGAATTTCTGTT TGATCTACAAGATAACATGCACATAGAGAGGATCCCCAGTAACGCCTTCCTAGGACTGACCAATGCAACCATTACCGAACT GAGATTAACAAAGAACGGGATACGCGAGATAGACGGTTATGCATTCAATGGTACCAAAATTGAAAAACT CTTTCTCATGGGAAACCAGCAGCTGAGTCGTATCCACAGTTACGCCTTTATTGGAGCTGAAGGCCCCATCGTTTT AGATATCTCACGTACATCCATCCACACTCTCCCAGAGAGCATGCTGAGGTCCCTCAAGCTCCTGACCGCCATCTCTGTCTACTCTCTGAGGAGGCTTCCCAGCCTGGAGCTGTTCTCTGAGCTGACGCAGGCCAACCTGACCTACCCCAGCCACTGCTGTGCCTTCAAAAACTTTAAGAAGCACAA GTCTGTAAAAAATCAAATGTGTGATGACCCCGGTGCTCTCCGACTGGAACCTTATTTTTATGAAGACTACTGTAAAGACGTAATAGAGGTCACCTGTTACCCTAAACCAGATGCCTTCAACCCTTGCGAGGACATCATGGGCTTCACCTTCCTACGTGTTCTTATCTGGTTCATCAGCGTGCTGGCCATCGTGGGCAACTGTGTCGTTCTCCTGGTTCTCCTCACAAGCCGCTACAAACTGACCGTTCCCAGATTTCTAATGTGCCACTTGGCTTTCGCAGACCTCTGCATGGGGGTCTACCTGTTGCTGATCGCTGCCGTGGACATTCACACGCAGTCCCGTTACTATAACTATGGTATCGACTGGCAGACGGGAGCAGGGTGCCACGTGGCGGGATTCTTCACGGTGTTCTCCAGTCAGCTGTCTGTTTACACGCTGACAGCCATCACACTGGAGCGCTGGCACACCATCACTTACGCCATGCAGCTGGAACGCCAACTGCACCTTGGCCACGCCTGCGCAATAATGGCAGCGGGCTGGCTTTTTGCATTGCTGACCGCTCTGATGCCCATGTTGGGAGTGAGCAGCTACAGGAAGACCAGCATCTGCCTGCCCATGGACGTGGAGACGGGTCTCTCCCAAGGTTTCGTGATTCTGTTGTTGCTGCTCAACGTTGCTGCTTTTCTTGTCGTGTGCATCTGTTACCTTCGCATTTACTTTACCGTCCGCAACCCAGCCTTCGTCCCGGCCAACGCAGACATGCGCATTGCCAAGCGCATGGCCGTGCTCATTTTCACAGACTTTTTGTGCATGGCGCCCATCTCATTTTTCGCCATTTCTGCTGCCTTAAAACTACCACTCATCACCGTCTCTCATGCCAAAGTCTTACTGGTGCTGTTTTACCCCATAAACTCCTGCTCCAATCCGTTTCTCTATGCGTTCTTCACCAAAACATTCAAGAAGGATTTCTTCATTCTCACCAGCAGGTTTGGCTGCTTTAAGACTCGTGCCCACATTTACCGCACTGAGATCTCGTCGGGTCAAAACGGAGCAGCGGCGCCTTCGCCAAAGACCAGTGACGGAGCGCTTTATTCCCTGGTGCACATCGCTCAAGTGCACTAA
- the fshr gene encoding follicle-stimulating hormone receptor isoform X3 produces MVNHNLFCLILSREIKLTQISVFRRAVFTELHELKRIVVSENGVVERIEAFAFSNLTELQEITITKSKNLVIHKDAFWRLPKLRYLTISNTGLKILPDFSKINSAAPEFLFDLQDNMHIERIPSNAFLGLTNATITELRLTKNGIREIDGYAFNGTKIEKLFLMGNQQLSRIHSYAFIGAEGPIVLDISRTSIHTLPESMLRSLKLLTAISVYSLRRLPSLELFSELTQANLTYPSHCCAFKNFKKHKSVKNQMCDDPGALRLEPYFYEDYCKDVIEVTCYPKPDAFNPCEDIMGFTFLRVLIWFISVLAIVGNCVVLLVLLTSRYKLTVPRFLMCHLAFADLCMGVYLLLIAAVDIHTQSRYYNYGIDWQTGAGCHVAGFFTVFSSQLSVYTLTAITLERWHTITYAMQLERQLHLGHACAIMAAGWLFALLTALMPMLGVSSYRKTSICLPMDVETGLSQGFVILLLLLNVAAFLVVCICYLRIYFTVRNPAFVPANADMRIAKRMAVLIFTDFLCMAPISFFAISAALKLPLITVSHAKVLLVLFYPINSCSNPFLYAFFTKTFKKDFFILTSRFGCFKTRAHIYRTEISSGQNGAAAPSPKTSDGALYSLVHIAQVH; encoded by the exons ATGGTGAATCACAATCTTTTCTGTCTAATTTTGAGCAGGGAGATCAAGCTGACTCAGATCAGTGTGTTTCGACGGGCAGTCTTCACTGAACTACATGAGCTGAAGAGAAT AGTGGTGTCAGAGAACGGCGTTGTTGAACGAATTGAAGCCTTTGCCTTTTCTAATCTcacagagctacaggaaat AACTATTACAAAATCGAAAAATCTTGTCATTCACAAAGACGCCTTCTGGAGACTCCCAAAGCTACGGTATCT GACTATATCAAACACTGGTCTTAAAATCCTTCCTGATTTCTCCAAAATCAACTCCGCCGCTCCTGAATTTCTGTT TGATCTACAAGATAACATGCACATAGAGAGGATCCCCAGTAACGCCTTCCTAGGACTGACCAATGCAACCATTACCGAACT GAGATTAACAAAGAACGGGATACGCGAGATAGACGGTTATGCATTCAATGGTACCAAAATTGAAAAACT CTTTCTCATGGGAAACCAGCAGCTGAGTCGTATCCACAGTTACGCCTTTATTGGAGCTGAAGGCCCCATCGTTTT AGATATCTCACGTACATCCATCCACACTCTCCCAGAGAGCATGCTGAGGTCCCTCAAGCTCCTGACCGCCATCTCTGTCTACTCTCTGAGGAGGCTTCCCAGCCTGGAGCTGTTCTCTGAGCTGACGCAGGCCAACCTGACCTACCCCAGCCACTGCTGTGCCTTCAAAAACTTTAAGAAGCACAA GTCTGTAAAAAATCAAATGTGTGATGACCCCGGTGCTCTCCGACTGGAACCTTATTTTTATGAAGACTACTGTAAAGACGTAATAGAGGTCACCTGTTACCCTAAACCAGATGCCTTCAACCCTTGCGAGGACATCATGGGCTTCACCTTCCTACGTGTTCTTATCTGGTTCATCAGCGTGCTGGCCATCGTGGGCAACTGTGTCGTTCTCCTGGTTCTCCTCACAAGCCGCTACAAACTGACCGTTCCCAGATTTCTAATGTGCCACTTGGCTTTCGCAGACCTCTGCATGGGGGTCTACCTGTTGCTGATCGCTGCCGTGGACATTCACACGCAGTCCCGTTACTATAACTATGGTATCGACTGGCAGACGGGAGCAGGGTGCCACGTGGCGGGATTCTTCACGGTGTTCTCCAGTCAGCTGTCTGTTTACACGCTGACAGCCATCACACTGGAGCGCTGGCACACCATCACTTACGCCATGCAGCTGGAACGCCAACTGCACCTTGGCCACGCCTGCGCAATAATGGCAGCGGGCTGGCTTTTTGCATTGCTGACCGCTCTGATGCCCATGTTGGGAGTGAGCAGCTACAGGAAGACCAGCATCTGCCTGCCCATGGACGTGGAGACGGGTCTCTCCCAAGGTTTCGTGATTCTGTTGTTGCTGCTCAACGTTGCTGCTTTTCTTGTCGTGTGCATCTGTTACCTTCGCATTTACTTTACCGTCCGCAACCCAGCCTTCGTCCCGGCCAACGCAGACATGCGCATTGCCAAGCGCATGGCCGTGCTCATTTTCACAGACTTTTTGTGCATGGCGCCCATCTCATTTTTCGCCATTTCTGCTGCCTTAAAACTACCACTCATCACCGTCTCTCATGCCAAAGTCTTACTGGTGCTGTTTTACCCCATAAACTCCTGCTCCAATCCGTTTCTCTATGCGTTCTTCACCAAAACATTCAAGAAGGATTTCTTCATTCTCACCAGCAGGTTTGGCTGCTTTAAGACTCGTGCCCACATTTACCGCACTGAGATCTCGTCGGGTCAAAACGGAGCAGCGGCGCCTTCGCCAAAGACCAGTGACGGAGCGCTTTATTCCCTGGTGCACATCGCTCAAGTGCACTAA